In Papaver somniferum cultivar HN1 chromosome 1, ASM357369v1, whole genome shotgun sequence, a genomic segment contains:
- the LOC113300590 gene encoding CBL-interacting serine/threonine-protein kinase 23-like isoform X2 has translation MASSSSRAKVRVGKYDLGRTLGEGTFAKVKFARNCETGENFAIKILDKDKLLKHKMIDQIKREISTMKLIRHPNVIRMYEVMASKSKIYIVLELVTGGELFDKITSRGRLKEDEARKYFQQLINAVDYCHSRGVFHRDLKEDGLLHTTCGTPNYVAPEVVNSKGYDGAKADLWSCGVILFVLMAGYLPFEEANIMELYKKIFKADFTCPPWFSTSAKKLIKKILDPNPLTRISISEVIENEWFKKEYKPPIFEAEDVALVDVDALFSETGEPGNLVVERREERPVTMNAFELISRPQGLNLGTLFEKQMGLVKRETSFTSKCSANGIMSKIEEAAMPLGFNVTKNNYKMKLQGEKTGRKGHLSIATEVLEVAPSLYMVELRKAGGDTLEFHKFYNNISTGLKDIVWKAGGIEENE, from the exons ATGGCGTCGTCTTCTTCTCGTGCGAAGGTGCGAGTGGGGAAGTATGACTTAGGTCGAACATTGGGTGAAGGAACATTCGCGAAGGTGAAATTTGCTCGGAATTGTGAAACTGGTGAAAATTTTGCTATCAAGATTCTTGATAAAGACaagcttcttaaacataagatGATTGATCAG ATAAAACGAGAAATCTCAACTATGAAACTCATTAGACATCCAAACGTTATACGTATGTATGAG GTGATGGCTAGCAAGTCAAAGATATATATTGTATTGGAACTAGTCACCGGTGGTGAACTATTTGACAAAATt ACAAGTAGAGGGagattaaaggaagatgaagcaaGAAAATATTTTCAGCAACTGATTAATGCAGTTGATTACTGCCATAGTAGGGGTGTATTTCACCGAGACTTGAAG GAAGATGGATTGCTTCACACAACATGCGGGACACCAAATTATGTTGCTCCAGAG GTGGTTAACAGCAAAGGTTACGACGGAGCGAAGGCGGATCTCTGGTCATGTGGTGTGATCCTTTTTGTCCTTATGGCAGGTTATTTGCCATTTGAAGAAGCCAACATCATGGAATTATATAAAAAG ATTTTTAAGGCCGATTTTACTTGCCCTCCTTGGTTCTCCACAAGTGCAAAGAAATTGATCAAGAAGATCCTGGATCCAAATCCCTTGACG AGGATTTCCATTTCCGAGGTCATAGAGAATGAATGGTTTAAGAAAGAATATAAGCCGCCCATCTTTGAAGCAGAGGATGTTGCTCTTGTTGATGTTGATGCTCTTTTCAGTGAGACTGGG GAACCGGGAAACCTTGTTGTCGAGAGGCGAGAAGAAAGGCCAGTTACAATGAATGCCTTTGAGCTCATTTCTAGACCACAGGGTCTCAATCTTGGCACTCTATTTGAGAAACAGATG GGACTCGTAAAAAGGGAAACAAGCTTCACATCTAAGTGCTCTGCTAATGGGATAATGTCCAAAATAGAGGAAGCTGCCATGCCCTTGGGATTCAATgtgacaaaaaataattacaag ATGAAGCTCCAAGGAGAAAAAACTGGACGGAAAGGCCATCTATCTATTGCTACTGAG GTTTTGGAAGTTGCTCCTTCTCTTTACATGGTTGAGCTTCGTAAAGCTGGGGGAGATACACTGGAATTCCACAAG TTTTACAATAACATTTCTACTGGGCTGAAAGATATCGTCTGGAAGGCGGGAGGTATAGAAGAAAATGAATGA
- the LOC113300590 gene encoding CBL-interacting serine/threonine-protein kinase 23-like isoform X1, protein MASSSSRAKVRVGKYDLGRTLGEGTFAKVKFARNCETGENFAIKILDKDKLLKHKMIDQIKREISTMKLIRHPNVIRMYEVMASKSKIYIVLELVTGGELFDKITSRGRLKEDEARKYFQQLINAVDYCHSRGVFHRDLKPENLLLDASGGLKVSDFGLSALPQQVREDGLLHTTCGTPNYVAPEVVNSKGYDGAKADLWSCGVILFVLMAGYLPFEEANIMELYKKIFKADFTCPPWFSTSAKKLIKKILDPNPLTRISISEVIENEWFKKEYKPPIFEAEDVALVDVDALFSETGEPGNLVVERREERPVTMNAFELISRPQGLNLGTLFEKQMGLVKRETSFTSKCSANGIMSKIEEAAMPLGFNVTKNNYKMKLQGEKTGRKGHLSIATEVLEVAPSLYMVELRKAGGDTLEFHKFYNNISTGLKDIVWKAGGIEENE, encoded by the exons ATGGCGTCGTCTTCTTCTCGTGCGAAGGTGCGAGTGGGGAAGTATGACTTAGGTCGAACATTGGGTGAAGGAACATTCGCGAAGGTGAAATTTGCTCGGAATTGTGAAACTGGTGAAAATTTTGCTATCAAGATTCTTGATAAAGACaagcttcttaaacataagatGATTGATCAG ATAAAACGAGAAATCTCAACTATGAAACTCATTAGACATCCAAACGTTATACGTATGTATGAG GTGATGGCTAGCAAGTCAAAGATATATATTGTATTGGAACTAGTCACCGGTGGTGAACTATTTGACAAAATt ACAAGTAGAGGGagattaaaggaagatgaagcaaGAAAATATTTTCAGCAACTGATTAATGCAGTTGATTACTGCCATAGTAGGGGTGTATTTCACCGAGACTTGAAG CCTGAAAATCTGCTGCTTGATGCCAGTGGAGGTCTTAAAGTATCAGATTTTGGATTAAGTGCACTGCCTCAGCAAGTTCGA GAAGATGGATTGCTTCACACAACATGCGGGACACCAAATTATGTTGCTCCAGAG GTGGTTAACAGCAAAGGTTACGACGGAGCGAAGGCGGATCTCTGGTCATGTGGTGTGATCCTTTTTGTCCTTATGGCAGGTTATTTGCCATTTGAAGAAGCCAACATCATGGAATTATATAAAAAG ATTTTTAAGGCCGATTTTACTTGCCCTCCTTGGTTCTCCACAAGTGCAAAGAAATTGATCAAGAAGATCCTGGATCCAAATCCCTTGACG AGGATTTCCATTTCCGAGGTCATAGAGAATGAATGGTTTAAGAAAGAATATAAGCCGCCCATCTTTGAAGCAGAGGATGTTGCTCTTGTTGATGTTGATGCTCTTTTCAGTGAGACTGGG GAACCGGGAAACCTTGTTGTCGAGAGGCGAGAAGAAAGGCCAGTTACAATGAATGCCTTTGAGCTCATTTCTAGACCACAGGGTCTCAATCTTGGCACTCTATTTGAGAAACAGATG GGACTCGTAAAAAGGGAAACAAGCTTCACATCTAAGTGCTCTGCTAATGGGATAATGTCCAAAATAGAGGAAGCTGCCATGCCCTTGGGATTCAATgtgacaaaaaataattacaag ATGAAGCTCCAAGGAGAAAAAACTGGACGGAAAGGCCATCTATCTATTGCTACTGAG GTTTTGGAAGTTGCTCCTTCTCTTTACATGGTTGAGCTTCGTAAAGCTGGGGGAGATACACTGGAATTCCACAAG TTTTACAATAACATTTCTACTGGGCTGAAAGATATCGTCTGGAAGGCGGGAGGTATAGAAGAAAATGAATGA